The genomic DNA GGTCAGCGGTGGGCCCACCGAAGTCAATAAAAGCACAGCATAAGCATGTCATCGTAGTGGTTCCGCGAGTAGGGTACTTAGATTATAAAATAAAAGTTTTGTAGTATATTTAATTAATATTTCATATGAATATTATAGAAGGGCAAAATAATACCTCACAGTAGCCTGTCGACGACATTTGAAGAGATGGCACTAGCTACGGCGTAATCACCCATCGTCTATGAAAAACGGTAATCCCGGAACAGTGACACCGAGAAGTTTGGTCTCTCCAACTCGCCTCTGCCAGCAGTTTGACATGTAGAGTCGAACCCTTTCTAAGGGACACTACACCGCGGTACACTTTTTGACGACGGATGCGAACACTAGAACGGACATCACGGTGCTAACTAAAAAGTGCTTTCAGCCCTATCCGGATGAGAGTTCCCGATACAGTTCATAACTTCCTCAATCACTCAGCGTTCCACCATCCTTACTGAGTCGATGGCTGGCTCCAGTCAAGCCAGAAGGCTACTGGGTACGCGATCAGGAACGCTCCCAACCAAATCAGTATGGTCTGCACCGTCGGATACAGCGCGCCGATGTACCCGTCACCAACTCCGACGACCGCGGAAGCCGCAATCACGACTACCAACGAAACGAACGTAAACACTGTCAACTGTCGATATGAAGGTGAGTACGAACTGTTGACCAGCACCCCGGCCACTACAGCGACAACAAGCGTTGAAAGTACCCCCAGCGTCGGCGGCGTCGGACTGACCGCTCGTTTCACCACCATTCTGACGGCAATGCCAATCGAATATTGGAGGATCAACAGATAGACGAGAGCACGTCCCATCTGCCGGATATACCCTGACAACGCCGTCAGACCTCCTGTCTCCGGGTCGCTCACGACTTTGTCTCCTCGAAGCCATACGCACGAAACGACCGTCCAACCTGGGCGTAAATCAAGACTGCCCGTGAACGGTCCGAGTGGCAGGATACGACGCAGTCGCGTCACGACGGCGAACATGCGACGTTCCTCTACGACGAAGGTGGACGTGGCGTTCATGACGAAAATCGTCTTATGACGCTTCTTGAGGACCCAGACGACATGTGGCTAGTGCCCGCGATTGCACTCCAGCAATACAGCGAGGAGACCACAACTGACAGCCACCAACGCGAGCGACCGAACAGGAGGCACCTCGAGTGTCGTGAGTGCGACCGTGGTACGAGGCACCGATTCCTCAACTTCGAGACCGTTCCAGACGACGAGTGGAGTGGTCAACCAATGTGGGAGTGTCACGTCTGCGGAATGCCTCGATATGGGCCAGAACCCAAAGTGGGCAAGTAGGCGAGATGGTAATCTTAGTAGTAGTTAGTAGTACGGTTTCTTTGTTCAATTTGTAGTCCGTAACTGTCTCAGTAGTTTTGCTCAATACATGGTGAATAGTTAGTGTTGCGCCAATTATATTTTTGAGGGGCATATATTGCGGATATGTCCCTCACTATCAGTCAAGTAGACGAGATTGAACACTGGACAGGGAGACTCTTGGCGATTGCTGGCGTCCTGATACTTATTGAAGCTGCCAGCGGTGCCATTAATGAGAGTTTACGGGAGGTTCCGTTTGCATGGCTTCTCACGTCAATTCCGTTCGGAATCGGCTTTGTCTTACTCCCGCTTGTGCTGCTTAGGTCGTATCAGTTCCTCTCGGACCGTACACCGACATCGGCTGTCATCGGGGTTGCCCTCGTGGCGGCACTTCCGGTTGGGACCGTCGTCATAGTAGCGTGGGCTGTCGCGGCTGACGCCAGTGGTATCGTCCCCGACGTAACCGTCCTGCCGGTCAGAATCGATACTGTCTTCTTCACGCTCTTGGCCGTCTTCGCGGGTGGCATTGCGACGTTCGGACTCTCTTTGCTTCGGTACGACCGAACCCGACTGCTCGGTGGGGCGTTACTGATGTTTGGATCGGCCTGGAACCTCCCGCTGGTCGTCGTGGGACTATCGGGAGTGTATCCAGGGTTGCTTTCGCCTCTTTTCGTCGCCTCAGTGGCGACAACAATGATAGCAATCGGCTACTGCTTCCCACTAGTCGAACCTGAGAGTCAATGAGAACAGACGTTGTGCTGTACTTATCCGGTAAATTTTGCACGCCATTTGTGACAAATTCTATAGACAGCCAGTCGTGTCATACGTCGCTTCCCTAAATCGAGCGTCGATTGCATAGGCGATTCTGAGTAAAGAAATTATGCTACCCTCTACTGTTAACCAACGGACGAGCACGAATTTCAGCGTTTGTTGGTTAACTTCAGTCCAATCCACAACTCCTTCCTGATTGGACGATGGCCGCCTGTGTTTTTTCTGCGCCGGCGATGAGTGCCGGCGCACTAAGCAGTAGCGTAGAATAGAGTCGTGTGCGTCGGCAGACCGAAGTGAGAACCAATGCATATGGTCATTTACTCGCTGGTAGAGGCATCGACACGAGACGAAGCACTCGCAACTGGAAAGACGGTATTCGACCGACTCGTCGGGGCTAACCCACATGCAGATGCTGTGTTCGACTATTACGTGACGTTCGACGAGTCGGGCACGTCAGTCGCTGGGAAAGCCCGGTGGGGCGACTTGCCAGTAGCAGCGCCCGTCAACTCCGAGGAGGGCGAGGAACTGCTAGAACGTGGGTGGGACGCAACCGAGGACGAGTTCCAGCGGAATCTTGACCGTGTCCGGGACGCACTTGAAGAACTCAGCGACGAGGAGATCATGCGCGACGACGGGCTCGCTCGGCATGCGTTCCACCAAGTCGGCGCATACGACGGCCCCACCATCTTCCTGTACGACGAACACGGGAGCGGTATTCGGCATCGAGACCAGCTTGACCGCATCCTCGACGAGGGCGAGAATCTCTGGATTGTCCCAGCAGACGTTCACTACTGAGCGCCCGAGTTAGCCAGGGAACGTGACGGAGTGATCGCGGTGAGTTTTTCGTTCTCCCTGAGGGGTGCATGAAGTCCGAGTTACTGTGGAGCAACCTACGAATCGATATTCGAGTAGTGGCGGCTAAAACGAACTCCGAAATCGGCATTTGTAAACTAAAGCCGAAGACTCTTATATACTGCTTTAGTATTTCTTACCAAATGATGGGGGAAGCGTATCTTCGAGTCCTCGACGCAGTGACCGAGGACCAATCGATTACAGCCCTTCACGAGCAAACGGGTTATAGCATGGGCCGCGTCCACGAAGTGGTCGAAGAGTTAGAGCAGAACGGCCTCGTCGTGACGAAACGCGGAAATCGCAATCGCAGAGTAGTTTCGGCCACCGAAACAGCCGTCTTCCGCGCCTACCGGCGACTCCAAAGCCAACACTCCCATATCGATTTCCCGGAACTCCTCTCTCGACGCACTCTCCATGTCTGCTGGTTTCTGGATCAGCCACGGAAAGTGAGCGAGATTGCAGACCGACTTCCGATAACACGCCAGCGGATCTACCAACTCCTTGCACCACTGCAAGAGCGTGCAATGCTTACCAAAGACGGAACCCAGTACAAGATTGCAGACGACCTCACGGACCTCGTTGAATTCGCTCGGGCGTTCGTCGACCACGAACACGCACACCGAGTGCGAGAACACGCCCCGAGTGCGGTCGTTCTGTGGAGTACCCCCGCAGAAGCACTCGTGTCCGTCGAATCGAAACAGGACCGACAACAGCTCGTAGATACGGATGGCTGGGCAGTAACAGGGCTTGCACGGTACGAAGAGTACGGCCTCACCTTCTTTGGCGCGAACCAACCGCCGGTCTTCTACTCCGAGCTCGCCACCGAGATTACCGTCGAACAACTCGTCTGTCACACCCTCGTCGCCAAGACCGACAGTCGGCGGACAAGCTACGCACTTCTCCTACTCACGACGACCGCATTTGATGAAAACCAACTCCGCACAGCTGCAATGGAATACGGCGTAACTGGACTCATCAAAGATATGCTTTCGTTCCTCCACGGTGAACCAACTAGCTCGGAGTACATCCCGAGTACACGTGATTTCGAGGCTCTTAAACAGCAATATGAGGTGACATCATGAGTCCGTTCAGTGGGCGTGAGGCGATCACCGAATTCCTCCAAGATGTAGATGACCAGCTTGACCAGAGCGTTGAGGTCTATCTCGTCGGTGGAAGCGCAATGACTGCACACCAGCTGAAGGATCAGACAAAAGACATCGACCTCGTGCTCGGCGTTTCTGAAGAATTCGAGCTCGTTCGAAATGCGCTCCTTGATATCGGATTTGTCGTCGAGAACGAGCCGACCTCGGAGTTCGAGGGTGTTGGACGGACATTAGAGTTGGCTGGTGAGACAGGAGTTCAGGTGGATTTGTTCGAGGAGCAAATCGTCGGGAAGCTTCGGCTCTCAACGGAGATGTGCGAACGCGCAGAGCGAATATACGGAGGAGAGTCAGTTGCTGGTTTCACGCTCTCAAAAGAGGATATGTTCCTCCTGAAAGGCGTCGCAGGTCGTGGATACGACCCCGAAGATATGCTCGCACTTGTGCGGTCTGGCCTGCAGTTTAGTGTCGTCGGAGAAGAGCTTGAGGCACAACTCCCGGTCAATACAGGGACTGTCGAGGCTCACCAACTATACAGCTACTCTCATCCCCTTATGACGTTTGAGCAGACAATTACGCGATTCGATGGGCTTCCCTCGGGATTCACCGACCGAGTCGAAGCACTCGCAGACCGTGCCTTCACCGAGCGGACCGTCATCGAACATCTCCAAACGGGCTCTCTGGAAATCGAGGTTCTGTATCGGGAAGTTACAGACAACGACGACTCCATTGACCGGCCAGAAACTGTCCGGAAGGCAGTCACCACTCTTGCTGAAAAGGGGATTGTCGAGCGGGATGGAGTGGACGTCTCGCTAGCCGAGGAGATCTCGCTTCCATAAACGCTAGGCCAGAAGCGACCGCGATGAGTTTTTCACCCCCTGAGGGGTGCGGGGGACTCGAAATAGTCCCTCGAATCGAACCATGAGTGGAACAACCGACTCGCAATCACTCGAACAGACACGGCCAAACCAGAAACAGGATATCGTCTACGTCGGCTACCGGCGGCGTGGACGCGCTGTTGTGGAAAAACAACCCGGTCAAGAGCGGGTGACACCAGAGCCGAGTCTCGAACTGGCGAACCACAGTCCCTCGGGCTTCAGTTGGGGATACGGTGGGAGTGGCCCGTCGCAACTTGCGCTTGCGCTTCTGCTGGACTACACCGGCGATGAAGACGTTGCGCTAGCCCACTACACCGCGTTCAAAAACCGGGTCGTGAGCCAGTCAGACTGCTCTCATCCTGAAGGGTACTGGCGACTCACCGGCACCGACATCGAAAACGCCCTTCATAAACTGTCCGACGACGCAGTCGCACCGTCTAACTGAACATCAAGTAGTGCAATCCCACCATGTCAGAACACAACTCACCGTCTCGTGCAAGCAACGAATCGAAAGTAACCAATGACGAATCGTCACCGACGGAGTACGTCGAGCGGAGCGACGTCGGTATTTCGCTCACCGTGAAACTCAAGCGGGGAACCGGGACGCGGGATGAAGACCAGATTAAGGCAAAGGTCAAATAGAAAACACTTGACGACGCCCGTGACGATATGGACGCACTTCGAGCGTACATTCGAGACCTCGCCGAGGAAACTCGTCAGATTCAACCAGCAGAGTGAGATAGACCGAGGCGTCCTATTGCTACCTTGTAACCCCTACAAATTTACAAAGAACACGGCGATTGCTGATTCTCCGAAATTTATCGGTTAGTGGTTATTTCAGGATTCATCTTCATCCGTCGTTTCGTTGATTTGAAGCTCAACGAGTTGGCCGGGTGGGAGGTCAGTCTCGCCTAAGACCTGCAAGAACGTCTGCCCATCCTCACTCAATACTCGTACTGTCACAGTCTCGGTCGCGTCCTCGGCGTCGAACTTCGACTCGATAGCGTCCAACCGAGTCAACACCGTCGATTCGAACGAATCCGTCTCCGGGTCCGACGAACTCGCCGCCGCTGGGTCGTCGCGTACGTCTTCAGTCGTTGCGGGGTGTGACTGTCGATTTTCAGTCGAAGCAGACGGGCCAATAGTTCGACCATCGTGGTCAGTCTCAATCGATTGAGTACAGAATTGGTCTCGAAATTCGTCAACGGCCACGCCTTCCGTCGCTACATCGATCGGCGTTCTCTCGGGAACTGGGAAATTCTCTCGGGTGGCAACAGGTTTGTCGCCAAGTGCCTGCCATTGTTGCATCCGAATCTTTTGGACGACTCTCTCGGTGAGCCAGCCCGGAGCAACCCATTCCCCCGACTCGTAGAGAGTATGCTCGTGAGCGTCGTTGGTGCCCCATGTGAAACACTCGTCGTAGCGCTTCTGGAACCGATTCAACTCCCCACCCGTCGCGTGCTTAATGACGATATGCTGTGGCGCTAGCTCCGCGACGGTCTCGTCGAGCGTCTCGGGCATCGGATGGTTGACGACTTCGAATGCGTGGGTGGTACACGACCCGCCGGAAGCAGGCTCAGCCCCGCCCGTCGTAAGTTGGACGAACACCGCAGAGGGGTCGTCCTCGATAGCCCCGAACAATCGCTTGGCACTCCCTCGAACAGGCTCGTCAGGACCACAAATCGTGATGACGCCCAAGTCCAGTACCTCCGACGGCTCAGAGAAAACCCGCTGTGATTCGACATTCGGCGTATCGAAGCTGAGGTCGTCCCAGAGTTTCGCGGTTTGACCAACGAGTCGAATCGGAAGTGTCCGGTCAAGCTCGTCGGCGAGGTGGCCGAGGAGCGTCGCGTAGTGAACGCCAGTTAGCGCGCTCGTTGCAACGACGACAGACGACCCTGCGAACCCGCGTTCGAGAATCGTTCGCAACGAATCGTTGAGGTGAGTCGTGTACTCGTCGGTCGTCGCAACGTTCATCAGGACGGCATCAATATCGACCGGCAAGGCCGTCTCCAGTCCGGGAAACCCCGCGCAGGGTCGAGTGGTGAAGTCGCCCGTTGCGAGGAGATACTGCATCTCGTCGTCGAATGTTGAGTTGGCACTCGCCTCGTCGTGGAACCGAATGACGAACCCAACGGCACCGGGTGTGTGCCCGACTGGAATTGGACGGACTTCGAGATTTGGTAGGATAGCGGTCCAGTCCTCGATTGGTTCGAGCGCGTCGAGTGCGTCCGAGACAGCTCCGAGGTCGTTGTGTTTCTGGGCTTCGGGGAGTGCGCGCTCGACAATCGTCGCTGTTGCGGGCGCAGTATAGATCGGAGCGTTGTGACGAACGTTGTCGCCAAGCGTTCGATAGTGGTCGATATGGCCGTGCGTGAGCAGTATCGCGTTAAGATATTCGTCATCAGCAGGTAATTCGTCTACATCGACACCTTCTCCAGCATCGATGAGGATGCACGCAGTCGTCCCGTCATTCGTGTGAAATCGCAAGAGGGTAGACTCATTGCCAGCGTAGACATTCGCATTCTGGTACGAGACATCCATCTATTTACAAGTATGGTAGGACCACCCGTACTTGAAAACCCAACAAAGAGTTCCTCCACTACGAGAATACTCTGTTTCGTCCCCCGAAATAGAGCCCCAGCATCGAAACTCGCGGAGGTCGCGCAGAAGTGAATCGGATTGAGACCGGCGATTACGATGTGTTTTTCGACCCCAGAAAGGGTGCGGGGATAGGATTCCCTGCCCGAGAAACATGGCAACACTCCAAGCAGCAACAACGTCGAACGGCGTCACCGTCATCGATGTACAGGCAGTTCGAGAACTCTGCGAATCATACTGTTTCGGAACGCTCGACTGGGAGGTTGACGACAACGACCGACTCTCGATTTGGGGCTACGACGCATTCGAGGTCTACGGGCGTCGAGAAAACGGCCTGCCCGACTACGAAGCAGGACAGCGGACCCACGAGTTCCTTCGAGCACTCGCAACGTATGTCGAGGAGGACGACGAACTCGATATTCAGACGGCCGGATTCACCAAGTGTCGATTCCCGGTGCTCGCCTCTCGATACGTCGTCCGGCATGGCGACGTCCTGCGAGCAGACCTTCGGACTCTTGAGCCAATTGAGGATTGAATGGTGGCGCGTCCTATCAAAACGGATGCTGTCGCTGAACCCGGTTGCGGGGTGTATCAGAGAAGGTATTTGTCGCTTCGATGGACGAGTTAGAGCCGGTCGGTTAGTTTTTCTGCCCCTGACGGGTGCGGGGCACTCGACTTCTCGATGCCTCACGACCACAATGACGACACCACTTGCAAGACTCAAGACGACGAGTAGAGTCAGGAAACGTGCCCAATACGAAGCCTTCGAGTTCGAACTTCGAGATGGCGATATCCGCGTTCGGAACGGGAGCTACGCCGACCCGGAGAATCACGAGTACACCGTCCGAATCGAGGACGACCTGCCGACGGCGTGTACGTGCCCGGCAGACGCAAAATACAGCGGGGCGTGCAAACACCGTGTTGCAGTTGCGCTCCGCCAACCCATTCTCGACGCCGTCCGCCACCATCAACTTCTCGCCGACGGTGGCGAGACTGTCCAGCCCTCAAACCAATCGCGCGACCACGAGAAGAACTCCGAAGAAGTAGCAGAAGCAGAGACAGACGAACTGGATTGCGACTGTGCGGACCTCTCCAGCGATTTTCCGTGTTGGGAGTGCTACCGAACTGGCCGACGTGATCTCCCCGAATAGCATGCCTCACGTTGAGACGACCTCGCTCCGTTCTGCCACGCTGTATCGAA from Halorussus sp. MSC15.2 includes the following:
- a CDS encoding MarR family transcriptional regulator produces the protein MMGEAYLRVLDAVTEDQSITALHEQTGYSMGRVHEVVEELEQNGLVVTKRGNRNRRVVSATETAVFRAYRRLQSQHSHIDFPELLSRRTLHVCWFLDQPRKVSEIADRLPITRQRIYQLLAPLQERAMLTKDGTQYKIADDLTDLVEFARAFVDHEHAHRVREHAPSAVVLWSTPAEALVSVESKQDRQQLVDTDGWAVTGLARYEEYGLTFFGANQPPVFYSELATEITVEQLVCHTLVAKTDSRRTSYALLLLTTTAFDENQLRTAAMEYGVTGLIKDMLSFLHGEPTSSEYIPSTRDFEALKQQYEVTS
- a CDS encoding DUF6166 domain-containing protein; the protein is MSGTTDSQSLEQTRPNQKQDIVYVGYRRRGRAVVEKQPGQERVTPEPSLELANHSPSGFSWGYGGSGPSQLALALLLDYTGDEDVALAHYTAFKNRVVSQSDCSHPEGYWRLTGTDIENALHKLSDDAVAPSN
- a CDS encoding MBL fold metallo-hydrolase — protein: MDVSYQNANVYAGNESTLLRFHTNDGTTACILIDAGEGVDVDELPADDEYLNAILLTHGHIDHYRTLGDNVRHNAPIYTAPATATIVERALPEAQKHNDLGAVSDALDALEPIEDWTAILPNLEVRPIPVGHTPGAVGFVIRFHDEASANSTFDDEMQYLLATGDFTTRPCAGFPGLETALPVDIDAVLMNVATTDEYTTHLNDSLRTILERGFAGSSVVVATSALTGVHYATLLGHLADELDRTLPIRLVGQTAKLWDDLSFDTPNVESQRVFSEPSEVLDLGVITICGPDEPVRGSAKRLFGAIEDDPSAVFVQLTTGGAEPASGGSCTTHAFEVVNHPMPETLDETVAELAPQHIVIKHATGGELNRFQKRYDECFTWGTNDAHEHTLYESGEWVAPGWLTERVVQKIRMQQWQALGDKPVATRENFPVPERTPIDVATEGVAVDEFRDQFCTQSIETDHDGRTIGPSASTENRQSHPATTEDVRDDPAAASSSDPETDSFESTVLTRLDAIESKFDAEDATETVTVRVLSEDGQTFLQVLGETDLPPGQLVELQINETTDEDES
- a CDS encoding SWIM zinc finger family protein — its product is MTTPLARLKTTSRVRKRAQYEAFEFELRDGDIRVRNGSYADPENHEYTVRIEDDLPTACTCPADAKYSGACKHRVAVALRQPILDAVRHHQLLADGGETVQPSNQSRDHEKNSEEVAEAETDELDCDCADLSSDFPCWECYRTGRRDLPE